One window of Mangrovibacterium diazotrophicum genomic DNA carries:
- the rfbA gene encoding glucose-1-phosphate thymidylyltransferase RfbA gives MKGIILAGGSGTRLYPITKGISKQLLPIYDKPMIYYPLSVLMLAGIRDILIISTPEDLPNFEKLLGSGKELGLNFNYKVQPSPDGLAQAFTLGAEFIGDDDVCMVLGDNIFYGHGFTDLLKEARKNVEVEKKPTVFGYYVNDPERYGVATFDEKGNVTSIEEKPAKPASNYAVIGLYFYTNDVVKVASEIQPSPRGEYEITTVNQHYLSEGRLKVELMGRGYAWLDTGTHKSFLDASTFIETVESRQGLKIACIEEIAYKMGYINKEQLLQLAEPLKKNDYGQYLIKLAK, from the coding sequence ATGAAAGGAATCATACTAGCCGGCGGATCCGGCACACGCCTATACCCGATCACCAAAGGCATCTCGAAACAGTTATTGCCGATCTACGATAAACCGATGATCTATTACCCGCTGTCGGTTTTAATGTTAGCAGGTATTCGCGATATACTCATCATATCGACTCCCGAAGATCTTCCCAACTTCGAAAAGCTATTGGGAAGCGGCAAAGAACTCGGACTAAACTTCAATTACAAAGTGCAACCCAGTCCTGATGGGTTGGCTCAGGCCTTTACCTTAGGAGCCGAATTCATCGGTGATGACGATGTTTGCATGGTTCTTGGAGATAACATCTTCTACGGTCATGGGTTTACAGACTTACTCAAAGAAGCACGTAAAAATGTGGAAGTCGAGAAGAAACCAACAGTATTCGGATACTATGTGAACGATCCGGAACGCTATGGTGTTGCCACTTTCGACGAAAAAGGCAACGTAACTTCAATTGAAGAAAAGCCTGCCAAACCGGCTTCGAATTACGCGGTAATTGGCTTGTATTTCTATACCAATGACGTGGTTAAAGTGGCTTCAGAAATCCAGCCTTCTCCTCGTGGCGAATACGAAATTACGACAGTTAATCAACACTATCTGTCTGAAGGACGATTGAAAGTAGAATTGATGGGCCGTGGTTATGCCTGGCTTGACACCGGTACTCATAAATCGTTCCTGGATGCAAGTACCTTCATCGAAACTGTCGAAAGCCGCCAGGGCCTGAAAATTGCCTGCATCGAAGAAATTGCCTATAAAATGGGCTACATCAACAAAGAGCAACTGCTCCAACTGGCGGAACCGTTAAAGAAAAACGACTACGGTCAATATTTGATTAAGCTGGCGAAATAG
- the rfbC gene encoding dTDP-4-dehydrorhamnose 3,5-epimerase, whose amino-acid sequence MNIIPTNIPDVLIFEPKVFGDSRGYFFESFRQDVFQKAVGKIHFVQDNQSKSSYGVLRGLHFQRPPFTQSKLVRCMEGEVLDVAVDIRVGSPTYGEHAAVRLSAENQRQLWVPQGFAHGFVVLSDTAVFAYKCDNYYAPEYDGGLLWNDSELGIDWLVPADEIRLSDKDQKQPVFSSIKHFNYDDFKQEKVYPKIG is encoded by the coding sequence ATGAACATCATCCCAACCAATATACCCGATGTCTTAATCTTCGAACCAAAAGTCTTCGGGGATTCGAGAGGTTATTTTTTTGAGTCATTCAGACAAGACGTATTTCAAAAAGCAGTCGGTAAAATCCATTTTGTGCAGGATAACCAATCGAAATCGTCCTATGGTGTTTTACGGGGCTTACATTTTCAACGCCCTCCTTTCACGCAATCAAAACTGGTACGTTGCATGGAAGGCGAAGTTTTGGACGTAGCTGTTGATATTCGGGTTGGTTCACCAACTTACGGTGAGCACGCAGCCGTTCGACTTTCGGCTGAAAACCAGCGGCAGTTATGGGTCCCACAGGGATTTGCACACGGCTTTGTGGTATTAAGCGATACTGCTGTTTTCGCCTACAAATGTGATAACTACTACGCTCCGGAATACGACGGCGGCTTATTGTGGAATGATTCCGAACTTGGAATCGACTGGCTGGTACCAGCTGATGAAATTCGATTATCAGACAAAGATCAGAAACAACCCGTATTTAGCTCAATCAAACATTTCAACTACGACGATTTTAAACAAGAAAAAGTTTATCCAAAGATTGGGTAA
- a CDS encoding MraY family glycosyltransferase: MSEYIAASIAFLIPLIAVYIVQPSVAKVALAKNFIAEPEDKLPGIPLLSLGGVSMFIGINLSIALISNRTGFVSMHDLLAALIVLFFSGFLMDTNLAFRYFRFAVKMLAAILVVVRFHEGPQPLFSMLPTWMDVILQIGFIVVFMFAFHRLTKARKTLFLLLGLVNAIGLGLYFGTTANVQYWAILAFSLAGSLAGILSYSRYALYRQKPLPLIGHTGIYISALILATLWLNVLFLNPIF; the protein is encoded by the coding sequence ATGTCCGAATATATCGCTGCAAGCATTGCTTTCCTGATCCCGCTCATTGCTGTTTATATTGTTCAGCCATCGGTCGCAAAAGTAGCCCTTGCCAAAAACTTTATTGCAGAGCCCGAAGACAAACTACCAGGCATTCCCTTGTTAAGTTTGGGCGGTGTCTCCATGTTTATCGGGATCAATCTTTCGATTGCCTTGATTAGCAACCGTACAGGCTTCGTTAGCATGCACGACTTACTTGCAGCTCTTATCGTTTTGTTCTTCAGCGGCTTCCTGATGGATACAAATCTGGCTTTCCGATACTTCCGTTTCGCCGTAAAAATGCTTGCTGCAATTTTGGTTGTTGTTCGTTTTCACGAAGGTCCACAGCCTCTATTTTCGATGCTCCCCACATGGATGGATGTTATTCTGCAAATAGGATTTATCGTCGTTTTTATGTTCGCTTTTCATCGCCTAACCAAAGCCAGAAAAACCCTTTTTCTACTTTTGGGATTAGTGAATGCAATTGGGCTTGGCCTTTACTTCGGTACAACAGCTAATGTTCAATATTGGGCAATTCTGGCTTTTAGTTTGGCTGGCAGCCTTGCCGGTATATTAAGCTACAGCCGTTATGCGCTATACCGCCAAAAACCGCTTCCCCTGATTGGACATACAGGTATTTATATATCGGCTTTGATCCTGGCCACACTATGGCTAAACGTCTTGTTTTTGAATCCGATTTTTTAA
- a CDS encoding capsule assembly Wzi family protein: MKRTLPFLFVLSLFSLTAFSQLSEVSVSATTLGKKGSEVPFWFTHNQFGKYEQQVRSQFQTEVDYSGIYPIDQNFNVVTGVDCAVSYDAYSSRFMIIQGYAGLSNRLAIFRIGAFANDIEFDNLSTSNGDIVSSVNYRPIPKISLTSNDFIPSPVWKKYFSFKFAYEEGFLENDRYIRNAMLHHDQLYIRYRASQKLTVTAGVNRYIFWGGTQPDGEQLPSDFKSYVRYLTGRSGDSQFLQTDRDNVAGNQLGSYLLSLRHSFKAWDAEFRMTHPFEDHSGMEFDNWRDNLITLFINRKKKGRPVDALLFEFMYTKDQSGDRHQLTGPRSQRMRGLDNYFNHGVYKSGFVYKDYSMGTPLFTPIIYPMSSGKGFANNRVVAWHVGANGYILANLSWRTLITYTRNFGTYSRRLEPYRYQWYTMGELNWLIPEQKFTITGLAGIDYGDLSGKKLGLGLTLKKDF, from the coding sequence ATGAAAAGAACCTTACCGTTCCTTTTTGTCTTGTCGTTATTTTCATTGACTGCTTTTTCGCAACTCAGCGAAGTTTCGGTTAGTGCGACAACATTAGGAAAAAAAGGAAGTGAAGTGCCGTTCTGGTTTACACACAACCAATTCGGGAAATACGAGCAACAAGTCAGAAGTCAATTTCAAACAGAAGTCGATTATTCCGGCATTTATCCAATCGACCAGAATTTCAATGTTGTAACTGGCGTTGATTGCGCAGTTTCATACGATGCTTATTCAAGCCGTTTTATGATTATTCAAGGCTACGCCGGCCTATCCAATCGCCTTGCAATATTTCGTATCGGGGCATTTGCCAACGACATTGAATTTGACAACCTATCGACGTCAAACGGTGATATTGTGAGTTCAGTCAATTACAGACCAATTCCAAAGATTAGCCTGACCAGCAACGACTTTATACCCTCACCTGTTTGGAAGAAATATTTCTCTTTCAAATTCGCTTACGAAGAAGGTTTTCTTGAAAACGACCGCTATATCCGCAACGCGATGCTTCATCACGACCAGCTGTACATCAGATACCGAGCTTCACAAAAGTTAACCGTAACAGCCGGTGTCAACCGCTACATTTTTTGGGGAGGTACACAACCCGATGGAGAGCAACTCCCAAGCGACTTTAAAAGCTATGTTCGTTATTTAACTGGTCGCAGTGGTGACAGCCAGTTTTTGCAGACCGACCGGGATAACGTTGCCGGAAACCAGCTGGGTAGTTATTTACTAAGCCTGAGACATTCATTTAAAGCTTGGGACGCTGAATTCCGCATGACACATCCCTTTGAAGATCACTCCGGAATGGAATTCGACAATTGGCGGGATAACCTGATCACCTTGTTCATCAACCGAAAAAAGAAAGGGCGTCCTGTTGATGCTCTTCTGTTCGAATTTATGTACACCAAGGACCAAAGTGGAGATCGACACCAATTAACCGGCCCCAGATCCCAACGCATGCGAGGACTGGATAATTACTTCAACCATGGTGTTTATAAAAGTGGTTTCGTGTACAAAGATTACAGCATGGGAACGCCTTTATTTACACCAATTATCTATCCGATGAGTTCGGGAAAAGGCTTTGCCAATAACCGGGTGGTTGCCTGGCATGTTGGGGCTAACGGGTACATTCTAGCCAACCTAAGTTGGAGAACGTTGATAACCTACACACGAAATTTTGGAACCTATTCTCGCCGGCTTGAACCCTACCGCTACCAATGGTATACAATGGGTGAATTGAACTGGTTGATTCCGGAACAAAAATTTACGATCACCGGTTTGGCTGGAATTGATTACGGAGATCTAAGCGGAAAAAAACTCGGACTTGGACTAACTTTAAAGAAAGATTTCTAG